The proteins below come from a single Chryseobacterium sp. MA9 genomic window:
- a CDS encoding TolC family protein, whose product MKKVWIIVFGLSCLGLSAQKKWSLKECVSYAVEHNLQVIQNQYTKQNQEYNLKAAKRDYLPSVSGSITNGVSFGQGSLGAGSYRNDRFNNSIGVGADVLVYNNGRLEKNVRKIQFDVEASQYDIEAIKNDISVQIAQQYLTALLNKEIVKISQSAVENAKKQYDRARITTQVGTTAQTVLAEAEAALAREKQNLKTAEVNVGRALFAIAQLLQLSDYKDFDVENVEIPEALDSQLVTADEVLTKAYDGQPQIKAAESRIRSAEAQTEVSKTAFWPTLTASAGLNTFYNKSFNVPPGVVQGTFFEQYKDQFGQNVGLSLNIPIFNKGKTKLQVEQSKLNESVSKISLEQQKQTVRQNVQKAQFDADANYETYLAAVEAEKSSKLALDFADKSYAAGRTTIYDVNVARNNYANAQGSVAQAKYNYLFSLKLLNFYAGIPLSL is encoded by the coding sequence ATGAAAAAAGTTTGGATTATCGTTTTTGGACTAAGCTGTCTGGGTTTAAGTGCTCAGAAGAAATGGTCCTTAAAAGAATGTGTAAGCTATGCAGTGGAGCATAATCTTCAGGTTATCCAAAATCAATATACCAAGCAAAACCAGGAATACAACCTTAAAGCAGCTAAAAGAGATTATTTACCTTCTGTATCAGGGAGTATTACGAATGGGGTGAGTTTTGGACAAGGATCATTGGGAGCAGGAAGCTATAGAAACGATAGATTCAATAACAGTATTGGTGTAGGTGCCGATGTTTTGGTCTATAATAATGGGAGATTAGAGAAGAATGTAAGAAAAATCCAGTTTGATGTAGAAGCTAGCCAGTATGATATTGAAGCAATCAAAAATGATATCTCGGTACAAATTGCACAACAATATTTAACAGCTTTATTGAACAAAGAAATTGTTAAGATTTCTCAAAGCGCTGTAGAAAATGCTAAAAAGCAGTATGACAGAGCAAGGATAACCACACAGGTTGGAACTACCGCTCAGACCGTTTTAGCGGAAGCAGAAGCAGCTTTGGCGAGAGAAAAGCAGAATCTTAAAACAGCAGAGGTTAATGTAGGAAGAGCTCTTTTTGCAATCGCTCAGCTTTTACAGCTTTCAGATTATAAGGATTTTGATGTGGAAAATGTAGAAATTCCTGAAGCATTGGATTCACAGCTGGTAACTGCTGACGAGGTTCTTACAAAAGCTTATGATGGACAACCCCAGATAAAAGCAGCCGAAAGCAGGATAAGATCTGCCGAAGCACAAACTGAAGTAAGTAAAACAGCATTCTGGCCTACATTAACGGCTAGTGCCGGTCTTAATACGTTCTACAATAAATCATTTAATGTTCCTCCTGGTGTTGTGCAGGGAACTTTTTTTGAGCAATATAAAGATCAGTTTGGACAAAATGTAGGATTGTCACTTAATATTCCTATCTTCAATAAAGGGAAAACAAAACTACAGGTTGAGCAGTCTAAGTTAAATGAAAGTGTTAGCAAAATTTCCCTTGAACAGCAGAAACAAACGGTAAGACAAAATGTACAGAAGGCTCAGTTTGATGCTGATGCCAACTATGAAACATATCTTGCTGCAGTAGAAGCAGAAAAAAGCTCGAAACTGGCTCTTGATTTTGCGGATAAAAGCTATGCTGCCGGAAGAACAACAATCTATGACGTAAATGTGGCGAGAAATAATTATGCAAATGCACAGGGATCAGTAGCGCAGGCAAAATATAATTATCTTTTTAGTCTTAAACTATTGAATTTCTATGCGGGAATTCCATTAAGTTTGTAA
- a CDS encoding SprT-like domain-containing protein produces the protein MSIQSLEKYLPQNNTLKYLRIWFSDYYIHIKVTRNRNSKLGDYRRLPDNSHEITVNSTLTPQLFFFVLTHELAHLIAFEKYGRKISPHGNEWKETFRNMLLESLEIYDEELKPIIIKFSKSPKANFMASPDLVRYFHTEKQDDTLHFIEELQKGEFFIYRNEKYLLEGLVKKNYLCKNLATGRKYSFKPLARVEKCS, from the coding sequence ATGTCTATCCAATCATTAGAAAAATATTTACCTCAAAACAATACTCTTAAATATTTAAGAATCTGGTTTTCAGATTACTATATACATATAAAAGTTACAAGAAACAGGAATTCAAAACTGGGAGATTACAGAAGACTTCCGGACAATTCCCATGAAATAACGGTAAACTCTACGCTTACCCCGCAGCTTTTTTTCTTTGTGCTGACTCATGAGCTCGCGCACCTGATTGCGTTTGAAAAATATGGACGAAAAATCTCTCCTCACGGTAACGAATGGAAAGAAACTTTCAGAAATATGCTCCTGGAAAGTCTTGAAATTTATGATGAAGAGCTGAAACCTATCATTATAAAATTTTCAAAATCACCCAAAGCGAACTTCATGGCCAGCCCTGATCTGGTAAGGTATTTTCATACTGAGAAACAAGATGATACTCTTCATTTTATTGAGGAACTTCAGAAGGGTGAGTTTTTTATATACCGCAACGAAAAGTATTTATTAGAAGGTCTAGTTAAAAAAAACTATCTTTGTAAGAACCTGGCTACTGGAAGGAAGTATTCTTTCAAGCCATTAGCCAGGGTAGAAAAATGTAGCTAA
- a CDS encoding mannose-1-phosphate guanylyltransferase: MLKSDRYCVIMAGGIGSRFWPMSTQKFPKQFQDILGTGRTMIQQTYDRISKAIPKEQIFVITNKEYVALSHQQLPEIPEENIVGEPLMKNTAACNLYMANKIAEINPDATMIVLPADHLILKEDVFLEKVELAFEVASKHDYLVTLGITPTRPDTGYGYIQFVEKKGSDYFKVKTFTEKPILEIAQSFLESGDFLWNAGIFIWNVKSIHHAFDLYLPEMMQHFMACEYNSEKENSCIETIYPKVQKISIDNGILEKAKNVYVIPSDLGWSDLGTWTSVYENTEKDKDGNAVKLKHLLSYNSKGNIIRLRNNNKAVIIDGLENYIVVDTDKALLICPRDNDQLIKDYVLDLKNFKKGDKFM, translated from the coding sequence ATGTTAAAATCAGATAGATACTGCGTTATAATGGCGGGAGGAATCGGGAGCCGATTCTGGCCGATGAGCACGCAGAAATTTCCAAAACAGTTTCAGGATATTTTAGGTACCGGGCGTACTATGATTCAGCAGACCTATGACAGAATCAGCAAGGCAATTCCTAAAGAACAAATATTCGTGATTACGAATAAAGAGTATGTGGCTCTTTCCCATCAGCAGCTTCCGGAGATTCCTGAAGAAAATATTGTGGGTGAACCGCTTATGAAGAATACAGCTGCATGTAACCTGTATATGGCCAACAAGATTGCTGAGATCAATCCGGATGCAACAATGATTGTGCTTCCTGCGGATCACCTGATCCTTAAAGAAGATGTATTTTTGGAAAAAGTGGAGCTGGCATTTGAGGTGGCTTCTAAACATGATTATCTGGTAACATTAGGGATTACCCCAACAAGGCCTGATACAGGTTACGGCTACATTCAGTTTGTAGAAAAGAAGGGTTCAGATTATTTTAAAGTCAAAACATTCACAGAAAAACCGATCCTTGAAATTGCCCAAAGCTTCTTAGAGAGCGGTGATTTCCTTTGGAATGCGGGTATTTTTATATGGAACGTAAAAAGTATTCACCACGCTTTTGACCTTTATCTTCCGGAGATGATGCAGCATTTTATGGCTTGTGAATACAATTCAGAAAAGGAAAACAGCTGTATTGAAACCATTTATCCAAAAGTTCAGAAAATTTCAATTGATAACGGAATTTTAGAAAAAGCAAAGAATGTATATGTGATTCCATCGGATTTAGGATGGAGTGATCTGGGAACATGGACTTCTGTTTACGAAAATACAGAAAAAGACAAAGACGGAAATGCTGTGAAATTAAAGCATTTGCTTTCCTATAATTCAAAAGGAAACATAATCCGTCTGAGAAATAATAACAAGGCGGTAATCATTGACGGTCTTGAAAACTACATTGTTGTAGATACCGATAAAGCACTTCTTATCTGCCCGCGCGATAATGACCAGCTTATAAAGGATTATGTCCTTGACTTAAAAAACTTCAAGAAAGGAGATAAGTTTATGTAA
- a CDS encoding GNAT family N-acetyltransferase, translating to MSLKKHPNADNTYETERLILRPMSRDDRDFVFELYNRPKFIQHIGNRNVNSIEDAENYILNRFAPQIERLGFGNYLLLTKDRNEKVGAVGIFEREGLDIVDIGYSLLEEFEGKGYAFEAAQKVKSIGMDEFGLSKISAIISKDNVSSQKLIEKLGLRFKKHVTLPGETEELNYYETE from the coding sequence ATGAGCCTAAAAAAACACCCAAACGCAGATAATACCTATGAGACTGAACGATTAATACTTCGTCCGATGTCTCGTGATGACAGAGATTTTGTCTTTGAACTTTATAACAGACCAAAATTTATCCAACATATCGGCAATCGTAATGTTAATAGTATTGAAGATGCCGAAAACTATATCCTGAACAGATTTGCTCCACAGATTGAAAGGCTGGGATTCGGAAACTATCTTTTATTAACTAAAGACAGAAACGAAAAAGTAGGAGCAGTAGGAATCTTCGAAAGAGAAGGTCTTGATATTGTGGATATCGGGTATTCTCTACTGGAAGAATTTGAAGGTAAAGGATATGCTTTTGAGGCTGCTCAGAAAGTCAAATCTATTGGTATGGATGAGTTTGGATTATCAAAAATATCTGCTATCATTTCAAAAGATAACGTTTCTTCTCAAAAGCTGATCGAAAAGTTGGGATTAAGGTTTAAAAAACATGTAACTCTTCCCGGAGAAACCGAAGAATTGAATTATTACGAAACAGAATAA
- the bcp gene encoding thioredoxin-dependent thiol peroxidase, which produces MLKVGDKLPEFEELNQDGETVTSSKLIGKKLVVFFYPQANTPTCTVEACNLSDNYAKLKKAGFQLLGISGDSVKKQKNFHSKFAFPYDLIADENRNIIEKFGVWQEKKTFGKTYMGIVRTTFIFDENGVCTRVIEKVTSKTAAEQILEG; this is translated from the coding sequence ATGCTGAAAGTTGGAGATAAATTACCTGAATTTGAAGAACTCAATCAAGATGGAGAAACAGTAACCTCATCAAAATTAATTGGAAAAAAACTAGTGGTTTTCTTTTATCCACAAGCGAATACGCCAACCTGCACTGTGGAAGCCTGCAACCTGAGCGATAACTATGCTAAGCTTAAAAAAGCAGGATTTCAATTATTGGGAATAAGTGGTGATTCTGTAAAAAAGCAGAAGAATTTCCACAGCAAATTTGCTTTTCCTTATGATCTTATTGCAGACGAAAACCGTAATATTATTGAAAAATTCGGGGTATGGCAGGAGAAAAAAACATTTGGAAAAACCTATATGGGAATTGTAAGAACCACTTTTATTTTTGATGAAAATGGCGTTTGTACAAGAGTAATTGAAAAAGTGACTTCTAAGACTGCCGCTGAACAGATTCTGGAAGGATAA
- the nth gene encoding endonuclease III has product MTKKQRAELVQIELDKLYPTTPIPLDHTDPYTLMVAVALSAQTTDKKVNQVTPDLFAVAGTPQRMAKLEEFEIKELIKEIGLSNTKAKNLKRMAELLLERHNGIVPQTYEELEALPGVGHKTASVVMSQGFGFPAFPVDTHIHRLMTQWKLTSGKNVVETERDAKSLFPEEVWNKLHLQIIFYGREYSPARGKGEKDFITKMMFEK; this is encoded by the coding sequence ATGACAAAAAAACAAAGAGCTGAGCTCGTTCAGATAGAACTGGATAAATTATATCCTACAACGCCTATTCCGTTAGATCACACTGATCCGTATACATTGATGGTTGCAGTAGCACTTTCTGCACAGACCACAGATAAAAAAGTAAACCAGGTTACCCCTGACCTTTTTGCGGTAGCAGGAACGCCACAAAGAATGGCTAAGCTGGAAGAATTTGAAATCAAAGAACTGATCAAAGAAATAGGACTGTCCAATACAAAGGCCAAAAACCTGAAAAGAATGGCTGAACTTCTGTTAGAAAGACACAACGGTATTGTTCCTCAGACTTATGAGGAATTGGAGGCGCTTCCGGGAGTAGGGCACAAAACTGCATCGGTAGTAATGAGTCAGGGATTTGGGTTTCCTGCTTTCCCTGTGGATACCCATATCCATCGTCTGATGACACAGTGGAAGCTTACTTCAGGGAAAAATGTGGTGGAAACCGAGCGTGATGCAAAGAGCTTATTTCCAGAAGAAGTATGGAATAAACTTCACCTTCAGATCATTTTCTATGGAAGAGAATATTCTCCGGCAAGAGGGAAAGGAGAGAAGGACTTTATTACGAAAATGATGTTTGAGAAATAA
- a CDS encoding DinB family protein: MITESLRSLYNRDLNKLKTEIEAYQNEENLWKIDKNIANSAGNLVLHLVGNLNHFIGTHLGNTGYVRQRDLEFYLKDVPRSELIEKIEATITMIESTLSKLSEEDLKKEYPLVVFENKMTTDYFLIHLIAHLDYHLGQINYHRRLLDY, translated from the coding sequence ATGATCACAGAAAGCCTTAGATCTCTCTATAATAGAGATTTGAACAAATTAAAAACAGAGATAGAAGCCTATCAAAATGAAGAAAATCTATGGAAAATTGATAAAAACATAGCCAATTCTGCAGGTAACCTGGTTCTTCATTTGGTTGGAAACCTCAACCATTTTATAGGAACGCATCTTGGAAACACAGGATACGTAAGACAACGTGACCTGGAGTTTTACTTAAAAGATGTTCCAAGATCCGAACTTATTGAAAAAATAGAGGCAACTATAACAATGATAGAGTCTACTCTTTCTAAATTATCTGAAGAAGATCTGAAAAAAGAATACCCTCTGGTTGTTTTTGAAAATAAAATGACTACAGATTACTTTCTGATTCACCTGATTGCTCACCTGGATTACCATTTGGGACAGATCAATTACCACAGAAGGTTGTTGGATTATTAA
- a CDS encoding DUF885 family protein — protein sequence MKNIILKSILGMGLIIGLASCKKSDSPLTKVTPSNLDSIASNYYEQYLKLYPLDATSQGDTRYNDQLPINIDKDFISGEIAFYNSVQKQLEHVDYKTLSDEDKVVYDVLDYTLKDKIEAYAYHPEYIPFTQFGGLPLTFPLYGSGQGSQPFKTEKDYSDWLKRMEKFPEWMNAAADNFREGINNKVVLPKKLVIKMIPQMKAEEITTSDMEKNIFYGPIRNFPKSFTQDQKDKFSALYKDAITQKIIPAYAKMGAFLEKDYLPKARDTDGYNSLPNGNEIYSYYVKSWTTTKKSPDEINKIGQQQVAMLRAEMEKVKQQVGFTGSLEEFITFVKTDPKAMPYKTSKEVLNAFNGILTKITPKLKTMFNVTPKTKFEIRQTEKFREASASAEYIPGTPDGKRAGIFYVPLPDPTKFNVTSGMESLFLHEAIPGHHYQVSLQQENTKLPKFMRFGWFGAYGEGWAHYCETLGPEFGLYTDPYQKMGYLSDQMLRAVRLVVDTGLHTGKMSREEAIKYFLSNISYDEGSATAEVERYMAMPGQALGYKIGSLRIRELREKYQKELGNKFNLASFHDEVLSQGCLPLDVLNRKMELWAQKQK from the coding sequence ATGAAAAACATTATATTGAAGAGTATTCTAGGAATGGGATTGATAATCGGTCTTGCTTCATGCAAAAAATCGGATTCTCCCCTTACGAAAGTGACGCCCAGCAACCTGGATTCTATTGCTTCCAACTATTATGAGCAGTATCTTAAGCTCTACCCCTTAGATGCTACTTCTCAGGGAGATACAAGGTATAACGACCAGCTTCCGATCAATATAGATAAAGATTTTATCTCAGGAGAAATCGCTTTCTACAATTCTGTGCAGAAGCAGCTGGAGCATGTAGATTACAAAACTCTTTCTGATGAGGATAAAGTGGTGTATGATGTACTGGATTATACTTTAAAAGATAAAATCGAGGCCTATGCCTATCATCCGGAATATATTCCTTTTACCCAATTCGGGGGCCTTCCACTTACTTTTCCGCTGTATGGAAGCGGACAGGGCAGCCAGCCTTTCAAAACCGAAAAAGATTACAGCGACTGGCTGAAAAGAATGGAAAAATTCCCGGAATGGATGAATGCAGCAGCAGATAACTTCCGTGAAGGAATCAATAATAAAGTTGTACTTCCTAAAAAACTGGTGATTAAAATGATTCCTCAGATGAAAGCAGAGGAAATCACAACATCTGATATGGAAAAAAATATTTTCTACGGCCCGATCAGAAATTTCCCGAAAAGCTTCACTCAGGATCAAAAAGACAAATTCTCAGCACTTTACAAGGATGCTATTACCCAAAAAATTATTCCAGCATATGCTAAAATGGGAGCTTTTCTTGAAAAAGACTATCTTCCAAAAGCAAGAGATACAGACGGATACAACAGCCTTCCTAATGGAAATGAAATCTACAGCTATTATGTAAAAAGCTGGACAACTACCAAGAAATCACCTGATGAGATCAATAAAATCGGGCAGCAGCAGGTGGCTATGCTTCGTGCAGAAATGGAAAAAGTAAAACAGCAGGTTGGTTTTACCGGAAGTCTGGAAGAGTTCATCACTTTTGTAAAAACGGATCCAAAAGCAATGCCTTATAAAACCTCAAAGGAAGTTTTAAATGCCTTCAATGGTATTCTGACGAAGATTACTCCGAAACTGAAAACGATGTTTAACGTAACTCCAAAAACAAAGTTTGAAATCCGACAGACAGAGAAATTCAGAGAGGCAAGCGCCAGTGCAGAATACATCCCGGGAACTCCCGATGGAAAAAGAGCGGGTATATTTTATGTTCCGCTTCCCGATCCTACCAAGTTCAATGTTACTTCAGGAATGGAGTCTCTTTTCCTTCATGAAGCCATTCCAGGGCATCATTACCAGGTTTCTTTACAACAGGAGAATACTAAACTTCCTAAATTCATGAGATTCGGATGGTTTGGAGCTTATGGAGAAGGCTGGGCACATTATTGTGAAACTTTAGGCCCTGAATTCGGTTTGTATACAGATCCTTATCAGAAAATGGGATACCTGAGCGATCAGATGCTGAGAGCTGTAAGATTGGTAGTAGACACAGGACTTCACACCGGAAAAATGTCAAGAGAAGAAGCCATTAAATATTTCTTAAGCAATATTTCTTACGATGAGGGATCTGCCACAGCTGAAGTAGAAAGATATATGGCAATGCCCGGACAGGCTTTAGGCTACAAAATAGGTTCTTTAAGAATCCGTGAACTGAGAGAAAAGTATCAGAAAGAACTTGGAAACAAATTCAATCTGGCAAGTTTCCATGATGAAGTATTAAGCCAGGGATGTCTTCCTTTGGATGTTCTGAACAGAAAAATGGAGCTTTGGGCTCAAAAACAAAAATAG
- a CDS encoding MotA/TolQ/ExbB proton channel family protein has protein sequence MLLTELSQILFAQIATPAVAADNLEFSFWKIMFHGGAFAKIVMVTVLLLGIFSLYLFFERFFFIKRLTSKTDSNFMNNIEDFIKAGKIEAATDYCKTQNSPEGRILEKGISRLGRPVSDIVSAMEAQAQVEVANMEKNLNLLAVVPSIAPMLGLLGTVIGMIIAFFNLSHATGSFSPKTLSEGIYTALGQTAVGLAVAIPANFCYNILLTRIDKFVLKAQNMSGEFLDLINKPL, from the coding sequence ATGCTGTTAACGGAACTTTCTCAGATTTTATTTGCACAAATCGCCACACCTGCAGTTGCTGCAGACAACTTAGAGTTCTCATTCTGGAAAATTATGTTCCATGGAGGAGCGTTCGCTAAAATAGTGATGGTCACGGTATTGCTGTTGGGAATATTTTCTCTGTACCTGTTTTTTGAAAGATTCTTCTTTATCAAAAGACTGACTTCAAAAACGGATTCCAACTTCATGAACAATATTGAAGACTTTATCAAAGCAGGAAAAATAGAGGCTGCGACAGATTATTGTAAAACACAAAACTCTCCGGAAGGAAGAATTTTAGAAAAAGGAATTTCAAGATTAGGACGTCCTGTTTCTGATATTGTAAGTGCTATGGAAGCACAGGCCCAGGTAGAGGTTGCCAATATGGAGAAAAACCTTAACCTTTTGGCTGTAGTACCGAGTATTGCGCCAATGTTGGGACTTTTGGGTACGGTAATCGGGATGATTATTGCTTTCTTTAATTTATCCCACGCTACAGGATCTTTCTCTCCGAAAACACTTTCAGAAGGTATTTATACCGCTTTGGGACAAACCGCTGTAGGTTTAGCAGTAGCAATTCCTGCTAATTTCTGTTACAATATCCTTTTGACAAGGATTGATAAATTTGTACTGAAGGCTCAGAATATGTCAGGAGAATTTTTAGACCTTATCAACAAACCTTTATAA
- a CDS encoding biopolymer transporter ExbD has translation MKIQRRNKANPEFSLAAMTDVILLMLIFFMITSSAANQSAIDVNLPKAGAVDDNIPNPVTVSIKPDGSFFVDDNPVNKGELEKTIVDKLAGQTNQSFTIRADENTLHKDVVFVMEIAEKHKFNIAIATVKDK, from the coding sequence ATGAAAATTCAGAGAAGAAATAAAGCAAACCCGGAATTTAGTTTAGCAGCGATGACAGACGTTATCCTGTTGATGCTGATTTTCTTTATGATCACATCTTCTGCAGCCAATCAAAGTGCGATTGATGTGAATCTGCCGAAAGCCGGAGCTGTTGATGATAATATACCAAATCCTGTGACGGTAAGCATCAAGCCGGACGGTTCATTCTTTGTAGATGATAATCCTGTCAATAAAGGGGAACTGGAGAAGACTATTGTAGATAAATTGGCTGGTCAGACCAATCAATCATTCACAATCAGAGCAGACGAAAACACATTGCATAAAGATGTTGTTTTTGTAATGGAAATTGCTGAAAAACATAAATTTAACATTGCAATTGCAACTGTTAAAGATAAATAA
- a CDS encoding ferric siderophore ABC transporter substrate-binding protein encodes MRSYTANRNEENKDRIKSALLSVLIWAAILLFVFLYKLKPELDKDPEVVTTMLVNFGDNRNGKGIEEPAEQPGSLAAATEEVTPEPAETPVPETKTIVKPEPAPEPKKVETKEKVITGNNSKATVPKKEESKKAVKKEATSTSTSKNTKKSGATTANSKTGNGDGKGNAAIGNLIKGRGTKAGSQGTGEGIGNAGDPLGGDGNGDSKVGIDRKLVGYIPGTMGRGGAQPSHSCTASGSITIAYTVDKAGNVVSARRLGGVSDPCVSSTSVAWVKKYVKAEKASTSSTGTYKITF; translated from the coding sequence ATGAGAAGCTATACAGCAAACAGAAACGAAGAAAACAAAGATAGGATAAAGAGCGCTCTGCTTTCTGTCCTTATCTGGGCTGCTATTCTGCTTTTTGTTTTTTTGTATAAATTAAAACCAGAGCTGGACAAAGACCCAGAAGTGGTTACTACCATGCTGGTCAACTTCGGAGATAACAGAAACGGAAAAGGGATTGAAGAACCTGCTGAACAGCCGGGAAGTCTTGCAGCAGCAACAGAAGAAGTGACACCTGAACCCGCAGAAACACCTGTTCCGGAAACAAAAACCATTGTAAAACCAGAACCAGCACCTGAACCAAAGAAAGTAGAGACAAAGGAGAAGGTTATCACAGGAAATAATTCAAAAGCAACAGTTCCTAAGAAAGAGGAATCAAAAAAAGCTGTAAAAAAAGAAGCAACAAGTACCAGCACTTCTAAAAATACTAAGAAATCTGGAGCCACCACAGCGAATTCAAAAACAGGAAATGGAGATGGAAAAGGAAATGCCGCTATTGGAAACCTGATCAAAGGAAGAGGAACAAAAGCCGGCAGCCAGGGAACAGGAGAAGGTATAGGGAATGCAGGAGATCCTTTAGGAGGTGACGGAAATGGAGACAGTAAAGTAGGAATCGACAGAAAACTGGTTGGATATATTCCTGGAACAATGGGAAGAGGAGGCGCTCAGCCATCTCACAGCTGTACGGCAAGCGGATCAATTACCATTGCCTATACTGTAGATAAAGCGGGAAATGTGGTGTCTGCAAGAAGATTAGGAGGTGTTTCAGATCCTTGTGTATCATCTACATCAGTAGCCTGGGTGAAGAAATATGTAAAGGCAGAGAAAGCCAGCACTTCTTCCACTGGAACTTATAAAATTACATTCTAA
- a CDS encoding nucleoside recognition domain-containing protein: MVLSRIWSAFIIIAIAIASIKYVSSGHYKTIFNDMVVGKGGDTVKIASQPMNSLSPVVRDSLMKKNDFADSRIHYKTDSLKQNVNVYRVQEADGVIGTSETAVKICLGLIGIMTLFMGFMSIAEKAGGINLLSRLIQPFFSKLFPEIPKNHPAFGHMLMNFSANLLGLDNAATPFGLKAMESLQTLNPNKDTASNSQIMFLCLHAGGMTLIPVSIIAIRASMGSKTPTDIFLPCMIATFAATLAAMIIVSLYQKINLLRPVVIAYVGGISAIIALLVVYLVQLSKDQLDDFSKILSNGLILFIFLAIVLGAVYKKINVFDAFIEGAKEGFTTCVKIIPYLVGMLIAISLLRTSGVFDVIIDGMKWVANIANMDPRFVDGLPTALIKPLSGSGARGMMVDTMATFGADSFQGKLAAVLQGSSDTTFYVIAVYFGAVAVKNTRYTVIAMLLADLVGVITAIALAYLFFA, encoded by the coding sequence ATGGTTCTCAGCAGAATTTGGTCGGCTTTTATTATCATTGCCATTGCCATTGCCAGTATAAAATACGTTTCGTCAGGTCATTACAAAACCATTTTCAATGATATGGTAGTAGGAAAAGGAGGTGATACGGTGAAGATTGCATCACAGCCAATGAACAGCCTCTCCCCCGTTGTAAGAGACAGTCTGATGAAAAAGAATGATTTTGCAGACAGCAGAATTCACTATAAAACAGATTCTTTAAAGCAAAATGTAAATGTTTATCGTGTTCAGGAAGCTGATGGAGTCATCGGAACGTCTGAAACGGCGGTAAAGATCTGCCTTGGTCTTATCGGGATCATGACCTTATTCATGGGATTCATGAGTATTGCTGAAAAAGCAGGAGGTATCAATCTTTTAAGCCGTCTGATTCAACCATTTTTCTCTAAGTTATTTCCCGAAATTCCTAAAAACCATCCCGCATTTGGGCATATGCTGATGAATTTCAGTGCCAATCTTCTGGGACTGGATAATGCAGCGACTCCTTTTGGGTTAAAAGCCATGGAAAGCCTCCAGACTTTAAATCCTAATAAAGATACAGCCAGTAATTCACAGATTATGTTCCTGTGTCTCCACGCCGGAGGAATGACCTTGATTCCCGTATCCATTATTGCTATCAGAGCATCTATGGGATCAAAGACACCTACTGATATCTTTCTGCCATGCATGATTGCTACTTTTGCGGCTACTTTGGCAGCAATGATTATCGTTTCTCTCTATCAGAAGATCAATCTACTTCGCCCTGTAGTTATTGCTTATGTAGGAGGAATTTCAGCAATTATCGCTTTATTAGTAGTATACCTTGTACAGCTGAGTAAAGATCAATTGGATGACTTTAGTAAAATCCTAAGCAATGGTTTAATCCTGTTCATATTCCTTGCTATTGTGCTTGGAGCCGTTTATAAGAAAATCAACGTTTTTGACGCCTTTATTGAAGGAGCAAAAGAAGGATTCACGACCTGTGTTAAGATTATTCCTTATCTGGTTGGGATGCTGATTGCTATTTCATTATTAAGAACTTCCGGTGTTTTTGATGTGATTATTGACGGAATGAAATGGGTAGCCAACATAGCCAATATGGATCCTAGATTCGTGGACGGACTTCCAACAGCTTTAATTAAACCTTTATCAGGATCAGGAGCCAGAGGAATGATGGTAGATACAATGGCAACATTCGGAGCTGACAGTTTCCAGGGGAAATTAGCCGCGGTACTTCAGGGCAGCTCAGACACCACGTTTTACGTGATCGCGGTCTATTTTGGCGCCGTAGCCGTTAAGAATACAAGATACACAGTAATTGCCATGCTCCTGGCCGATCTGGTGGGTGTTATAACTGCAATTGCATTGGCCTATCTGTTCTTTGCTTAA